One genomic segment of Desulfovibrio aminophilus includes these proteins:
- a CDS encoding chorismate mutase — MTDETKKGPFRRAGGPGGEGVFEKRLGEIKELDGRILELLARRAALLGRETAWRRSRGKPSTDPGLEKQVWASWEEAARSHGLDIKLLRQLFGVVNFFGRGPMKTSRKQSDPFGLAPRQVPVDLDLPAPRSLDAARMWALMAAATGRPLSLSQAVLNDPLVELVKALNQAGARLSWNDEGLEAAAGQAPLAFEDKLIFAGETPFTFFALLAQAIRGAGRCKFAGGPELKMLDVGPLNRVLPALGARLISLNPHAPGLPVRLECGGDMDNSVDLPDELPAGFAAALALSAWAFPRGLTLRFRPGSPAADDLDGAVSVLNACGIAARMESGRCLVPPGEPKLPARPELPPDPVLCAYLLAMPAFAGGRARLSGPWKAEAPLGGVLDQGLTALGLGLTVENGALVSAKGAPDGRPDVDFGRRAELFPLALVLGLASERPCRLTAPADLDALGQAAEMLERLGASFEIENGAVLLSPGRLSWSDSYAAPGPYCILALALAAWLRPGIAVDNPGELTAVWPRFWNLYNALPTGRSAEPARTERTKDEPKKPRRIRVRGNSDS, encoded by the coding sequence ATGACGGACGAGACCAAAAAGGGTCCCTTCCGCCGGGCCGGAGGGCCGGGCGGCGAGGGCGTCTTTGAAAAGCGGCTGGGCGAGATCAAGGAACTGGACGGCAGGATCCTGGAGCTTTTGGCCAGGCGGGCGGCGCTCCTGGGCCGCGAGACCGCCTGGAGGCGCTCGCGGGGCAAGCCGTCCACGGACCCGGGCCTGGAGAAACAGGTCTGGGCTTCCTGGGAGGAGGCCGCCCGAAGCCACGGCCTGGACATCAAACTCCTGCGCCAGCTCTTCGGCGTGGTCAATTTCTTCGGGCGCGGCCCGATGAAGACCTCCCGCAAGCAGTCCGACCCCTTCGGCCTGGCCCCGCGCCAGGTGCCCGTGGATCTGGACCTGCCCGCGCCGCGCTCCCTGGACGCGGCCCGCATGTGGGCCCTCATGGCCGCGGCCACCGGCCGTCCCTTGAGCCTGTCCCAGGCCGTGCTCAACGATCCCCTGGTGGAGTTGGTCAAGGCCCTGAACCAGGCCGGGGCGCGCCTGTCCTGGAACGACGAAGGCCTGGAGGCCGCCGCCGGACAGGCCCCGCTGGCCTTCGAGGACAAGCTCATCTTCGCGGGCGAGACCCCGTTCACCTTCTTCGCCCTGCTGGCCCAGGCCATCCGCGGCGCGGGCCGCTGCAAGTTCGCCGGAGGCCCGGAGCTCAAGATGCTGGACGTGGGTCCGCTGAACCGCGTGCTGCCCGCCCTGGGCGCCCGGCTCATCAGCCTGAACCCCCACGCCCCGGGCCTGCCCGTGCGCCTGGAATGCGGCGGGGACATGGACAATTCCGTGGACCTGCCGGACGAGCTTCCGGCGGGCTTCGCCGCCGCCCTGGCCCTCTCGGCCTGGGCCTTCCCGCGCGGCCTGACCCTGCGCTTCCGGCCCGGCTCCCCGGCCGCCGACGACCTGGACGGGGCCGTGTCCGTGCTGAACGCCTGCGGCATCGCCGCCAGGATGGAATCCGGGCGCTGCCTCGTGCCCCCGGGCGAGCCCAAGCTCCCGGCCCGGCCCGAGCTGCCGCCGGACCCGGTGCTCTGCGCCTATCTTCTGGCCATGCCCGCCTTCGCCGGAGGCCGGGCCCGCCTGAGCGGCCCCTGGAAGGCCGAGGCCCCGCTGGGCGGCGTCCTGGACCAGGGCCTGACCGCCCTGGGCCTGGGCCTGACCGTGGAGAACGGCGCCCTGGTCTCGGCCAAGGGCGCCCCGGACGGCCGCCCCGACGTGGACTTCGGCCGCCGCGCCGAATTGTTCCCCCTGGCCCTGGTGCTCGGACTGGCCTCCGAGCGGCCCTGCCGCCTGACCGCCCCGGCGGACCTGGACGCCCTGGGGCAGGCGGCCGAGATGCTCGAACGCCTGGGGGCCTCCTTCGAAATCGAGAACGGGGCCGTGCTGCTCAGCCCGGGCAGGCTTTCCTGGAGCGACTCCTACGCCGCGCCGGGCCCCTACTGCATCCTGGCCCTGGCCCTGGCCGCCTGGCTGCGGCCCGGCATCGCCGTGGACAACCCCGGCGAGCTGACGGCGGTCTGGCCGCGCTTCTGGAACCTCTACAACGCCTTGCCCACGGGCCGCTCGGCCGAGCCCGCGCGCACGGAGCGGACCAAGGATGAGCCAAAGAAACCCCGACGAATCCGTGTGCGCGGAAATAGCGATTCTTGA
- a CDS encoding acyl-CoA dehydratase activase has translation MSQEFIAGLDCGSVSVKLAVLDAQGRLLHSVYARHKGRPTACAAAMLTRALERFPGLALAVTGGPGKLVAETLGAPHVSELAAVALGAETLSPGARCVLEMGGEDSKLLLLRPGPRGPVIRDFALNSVCAAGTGAFLDQQAERMRLSLEDFAALALASRRPARIAGRCSVFAKSDMIHLQQVATPLADIAAGLCAAVARNFRGSIVRGRELPGPAVLVGGVALNAGVAEAFRRVLDLPDLVVPPLPAQAGALGAARKALEEELSAPCDPAALERLAAVRLEGGGSRPPLAERAIMERHLVPEAPLAPLPDRGRAPVYLGIDVGSISTNLALVDEEGRLVAKRYLRTASRPIEAVLRGLGELGAEVGGRVEVRGVGTTGSGRAMTGDLVRADVVKNEITAQARAAVFMDPEVDTVFEIGGQDSKYISIRDGRVRDFEMNRACAAGTGSFLEEQAERLGVPVKDRFQELALAAEAPRDLGERCTVFMESSLASQLQRGAGRDDLLAGLAYSIVQNYVSRVVGTRPIGRRILFQGGTAFNKAVAAAFERHLGREIVVPPHHDVTGAIGMALIARDHMAATGGPSRFRGFDLARLNYEVDSFTCDGCENSCEINRLRLEGEERPLFFGGRCEKYDERRKAPEGLPDLFAFREQALFQAQRERAEARAGSGREAPRGRVGLPLAFLAHDLLPFYSTLLWELGFEPVTTGRTTRNMVRLGGRALAADTCHPVKAAFGHCLELAAQGLPAIFAPCVVNLAGPGEPARLPCPLTQSFPFLLASRLRAEGRDTRVLAPVIQADHGRTFLLRSLREAFDGYGVSAREMDKALDAAWAAQGRFETALRERGRQFLESLDRPAVVLLGRAYNAFDPGLNLDLPRKLAALGVAALPQDMLPAEDEEGLEGMYWRSGRNILRAARFVRNHPRLFALRIGSFSCGPDSFIDKGLDREMAGKPMLSLEIDEHTADAGLLTRCEAFLDSIADLPPPARLARPKPRKRRPDLKSRVLYGPRMSDHCLGLAAAFRSCGIESQVLPETGPEAMRLAASYVSGKECYPCAVTTGDLLLKVLAPDFDPERAAFFMPGGTGPCRFGQYSAHHRLVLEMAGAGDVPVYSPVQDRSLYRELAEAGTRFARRAWEAVVGYDLLQHCLHHVRPHELDPGASDRLYASASAGLERHLADPSKDIAAFMAQVRGAFARIPRRREPRPRVLLAGEIFVRHNRFSNEDLVRRIEALGGEVVLAPFGEWVRYVTYIAVREARRSRDLAGFLKLSLRRKVQDSTTRRLETALGDLAGHEPDVERVLALAAEYLPEDVRGEAVLTIGAALEAAPRVAGVVNAMPFGCMPGTISAALLREASGKLDLPVISLPFDGTPHPASALTLEAFMEQCRARG, from the coding sequence ATGTCCCAGGAATTCATCGCGGGCCTGGACTGCGGCTCGGTGAGCGTGAAGCTCGCCGTGCTCGACGCCCAGGGCCGTTTGCTGCACTCGGTATACGCCCGCCACAAGGGCCGCCCGACGGCCTGCGCCGCCGCCATGCTGACCCGCGCCCTGGAACGCTTCCCGGGCCTGGCCCTGGCCGTCACCGGAGGCCCGGGCAAGCTCGTGGCCGAAACCCTCGGCGCGCCCCACGTGAGCGAGCTGGCCGCCGTGGCCCTGGGCGCGGAGACCCTTTCCCCGGGCGCGCGCTGCGTGCTGGAGATGGGCGGCGAGGACTCCAAGCTGCTCCTGCTCCGGCCCGGGCCGCGCGGCCCGGTGATCCGCGACTTCGCCCTCAACTCGGTCTGCGCCGCCGGCACCGGGGCCTTCCTGGACCAGCAGGCCGAGCGCATGCGCCTCTCCCTGGAGGACTTCGCGGCCCTGGCCCTGGCCTCCAGGCGTCCGGCGCGCATCGCGGGCCGCTGCTCGGTCTTCGCCAAGTCCGACATGATCCACCTCCAACAGGTGGCCACGCCCCTGGCCGACATCGCGGCCGGGCTCTGCGCCGCCGTGGCCCGCAACTTCCGGGGCTCCATCGTGCGCGGCCGGGAGCTGCCCGGCCCGGCGGTCCTGGTGGGCGGCGTGGCCCTGAACGCCGGGGTGGCCGAGGCCTTCCGCCGCGTGCTCGACCTGCCGGACCTCGTGGTGCCGCCCCTGCCCGCCCAGGCCGGGGCCCTGGGCGCGGCCCGCAAGGCCCTGGAAGAGGAACTCTCCGCGCCCTGCGACCCGGCGGCCCTGGAGCGGCTCGCGGCCGTGCGCCTGGAGGGCGGCGGCTCCCGGCCGCCCCTGGCCGAACGGGCGATCATGGAGCGGCATCTCGTGCCCGAGGCCCCGCTCGCCCCCCTGCCGGACCGGGGCCGCGCCCCCGTGTACCTGGGCATCGACGTGGGCTCCATCTCCACCAACCTGGCCCTGGTGGACGAGGAAGGCCGACTGGTGGCCAAGCGCTACCTGCGCACCGCCTCGCGGCCCATCGAGGCCGTGCTGCGCGGGCTCGGGGAGCTGGGGGCCGAGGTGGGCGGCCGAGTGGAGGTGCGCGGGGTCGGGACCACCGGTTCCGGCCGGGCCATGACCGGCGACCTCGTGCGCGCGGACGTGGTCAAGAACGAGATCACGGCCCAGGCCCGGGCCGCCGTGTTCATGGACCCGGAGGTGGACACGGTCTTCGAGATCGGCGGCCAGGACTCCAAGTACATTTCCATCCGCGACGGCCGGGTGCGCGACTTCGAGATGAACCGCGCCTGCGCCGCCGGAACCGGCTCGTTCCTGGAGGAGCAGGCCGAACGCCTGGGCGTGCCGGTCAAGGACCGCTTCCAGGAACTGGCCCTGGCGGCCGAGGCCCCGCGCGACCTGGGCGAGCGCTGCACCGTGTTCATGGAGAGCTCCCTGGCCTCCCAGCTCCAGCGCGGCGCGGGCCGCGACGACCTGCTGGCCGGGCTGGCCTACTCCATCGTGCAGAACTACGTGAGCCGCGTGGTGGGAACCCGGCCCATCGGGCGGCGCATCCTGTTCCAGGGCGGCACGGCCTTCAACAAGGCGGTGGCCGCGGCCTTCGAGAGGCATCTCGGCCGGGAGATCGTGGTGCCCCCGCACCACGACGTCACCGGGGCCATCGGCATGGCCCTCATCGCCCGCGACCACATGGCCGCCACGGGCGGGCCCTCGCGCTTCCGGGGCTTCGACCTGGCCCGGCTGAACTACGAGGTGGACTCCTTCACCTGCGACGGCTGCGAGAACTCCTGCGAAATCAACCGGCTGCGCCTGGAGGGCGAGGAGCGGCCCCTGTTCTTCGGCGGCCGCTGCGAGAAGTACGACGAGCGCCGCAAGGCCCCGGAGGGCCTGCCGGACCTCTTCGCCTTCCGCGAGCAGGCCCTGTTCCAGGCCCAGCGCGAGCGCGCCGAGGCCCGGGCCGGTTCCGGCCGCGAGGCCCCGCGCGGCCGCGTCGGCCTGCCCCTGGCCTTCCTGGCCCACGACCTCCTGCCGTTCTATTCCACCCTGCTCTGGGAGCTGGGCTTCGAACCCGTGACCACGGGCCGCACCACCCGGAACATGGTCCGCCTGGGCGGACGGGCCCTGGCCGCCGACACCTGCCACCCGGTCAAGGCCGCCTTCGGCCACTGCCTGGAGCTGGCCGCCCAGGGCCTGCCCGCGATCTTCGCGCCCTGCGTGGTCAATCTCGCCGGTCCGGGCGAGCCCGCGCGGCTGCCCTGCCCCCTGACCCAGAGCTTCCCCTTCCTCCTGGCCTCCCGGCTGCGCGCCGAGGGCCGCGACACGCGCGTCCTGGCCCCGGTGATCCAGGCCGATCACGGCCGGACCTTCCTGCTCCGTTCCCTGCGGGAGGCCTTCGACGGATATGGGGTGAGCGCGCGGGAGATGGACAAGGCCCTGGATGCCGCCTGGGCCGCCCAGGGCCGCTTCGAAACCGCGCTGCGCGAACGCGGCCGCCAATTCCTGGAATCCCTGGACCGCCCGGCCGTGGTCCTGCTGGGCCGGGCCTACAACGCCTTCGACCCGGGCCTGAACCTGGACCTGCCGCGCAAGCTGGCCGCCCTGGGCGTGGCCGCGCTGCCCCAGGACATGCTCCCGGCCGAGGACGAGGAGGGCCTGGAGGGCATGTACTGGCGTTCGGGCCGGAACATCCTCCGCGCCGCCCGCTTCGTGCGCAACCACCCGAGGCTCTTCGCCCTGCGCATCGGCAGCTTCTCCTGCGGCCCGGACTCCTTCATCGACAAGGGCCTGGACCGCGAGATGGCGGGCAAGCCCATGCTCTCCCTGGAGATCGACGAGCACACCGCCGACGCGGGCCTGCTCACCCGCTGCGAGGCCTTCCTGGACAGCATCGCGGACCTGCCCCCGCCCGCGCGCCTGGCCCGGCCCAAGCCCCGCAAGCGCCGCCCGGACCTCAAGTCCCGCGTGCTCTACGGCCCGCGCATGTCCGACCACTGCCTGGGGCTGGCCGCCGCCTTCCGCTCCTGCGGCATCGAATCCCAGGTCCTGCCCGAGACCGGACCCGAGGCCATGCGCCTGGCCGCCTCCTACGTCTCGGGCAAGGAGTGCTACCCCTGCGCCGTGACCACCGGCGACCTCCTGCTCAAGGTCCTGGCCCCGGACTTCGACCCCGAGCGCGCGGCCTTCTTCATGCCCGGGGGCACCGGCCCCTGCCGCTTCGGCCAATACTCCGCGCACCACCGGCTCGTGCTGGAGATGGCCGGGGCCGGGGACGTGCCGGTCTACTCCCCGGTGCAGGACCGCAGCCTCTACCGGGAGCTGGCCGAGGCCGGGACGCGCTTCGCCCGCCGGGCCTGGGAGGCCGTGGTCGGCTACGACCTGCTCCAGCACTGCCTGCACCACGTGCGGCCCCACGAGCTGGACCCCGGCGCCTCCGACCGGCTCTACGCCTCGGCCTCGGCCGGGCTCGAACGCCACCTGGCCGACCCCTCCAAGGACATCGCCGCCTTCATGGCCCAGGTCCGGGGGGCCTTCGCGCGCATCCCCCGCCGCCGCGAACCCCGGCCCCGCGTGCTCCTGGCCGGGGAGATCTTCGTGCGCCACAACCGGTTCTCCAACGAGGACCTCGTGCGGCGCATCGAGGCCCTGGGCGGCGAAGTCGTCCTGGCCCCCTTCGGCGAGTGGGTGCGCTACGTGACCTACATCGCCGTGCGCGAGGCCCGGCGCTCCCGCGACTTGGCCGGATTCCTCAAGCTCTCCCTGCGCCGCAAGGTCCAGGACTCCACCACCCGCCGCCTGGAAACCGCCCTGGGCGACCTGGCCGGGCACGAGCCGGACGTGGAGCGCGTCCTGGCCCTGGCCGCCGAATACCTGCCCGAGGACGTGCGCGGCGAGGCCGTGCTGACCATCGGCGCGGCCCTGGAGGCCGCCCCCCGCGTGGCCGGAGTGGTCAACGCCATGCCCTTCGGCTGCATGCCCGGGACCATCTCCGCCGCCCTCCTGCGCGAGGCCTCCGGCAAGCTCGACCTGCCGGTGATCTCCCTGCCCTTCGACGGCACCCCCCACCCCGCCTCGGCCCTGACCCTGGAAGCCTTCATGGAGCAGTGCCGCGCGCGGGGCTGA
- a CDS encoding bacteriohemerythrin — MTIQSRILTAIAGLFLLLCAQSAADFLDAGPAAEAVILGLGALLAAFAMIQTRNKLAAPLAAIHRYAQAVRRGEETELAGNFSLEMGEVHAALKDMVAHLKSVTQECRLSEAEAGRQTKAAQEALDKARADEAEIGRLLSGMNEAAGKAKAVSEKIFAAIGELTDRVHEVSRGVDVQRDRMTETATAMEEMTGSIAEVARNARGAAESADHSKRNASTGAAGVRRAVDSIERVRDRILTLKETMAQLGRQAEGIGKVITVINEIADQTNLLALNAAIEAARAGEAGRGFAVVADEVRKLAEKTMTATKEVGEAVQRIQAGAQKNVQAVEAAAGDIVESSREATQSGAFMEEIVGLVDDTALQASSIAAASGQQSSVGEEINRAVSEVTRVAQDTAQGMAQSAHALVEVSGLVEELDMVIQGMAKGKLDGALGSDRLVDWTPELSVNIGLIDGHHKALVDLINELHQAMRRRSSEKVMLDVVDRLKKYAIKHFKAEEELFARHGYPEAARHAEIHRKFEAKVQEFEDGLKSGAAKVTMDVMRFLKDWLVGHIMGTDKKYAPFLNSKGVK; from the coding sequence ATGACGATCCAATCCCGCATCCTCACGGCCATCGCCGGTCTCTTCCTTCTGCTCTGCGCCCAGTCCGCCGCCGACTTCCTGGACGCGGGCCCGGCCGCGGAGGCCGTGATCCTGGGCCTGGGGGCCCTGCTCGCGGCCTTCGCCATGATCCAGACCAGAAACAAGCTCGCCGCCCCCCTGGCGGCCATCCACCGCTACGCCCAGGCCGTGCGCCGGGGCGAGGAGACCGAGCTCGCCGGGAACTTCTCCCTGGAGATGGGCGAGGTCCACGCGGCCCTCAAGGACATGGTCGCGCACCTCAAATCCGTGACCCAGGAATGCCGCCTGAGCGAGGCCGAGGCCGGACGCCAAACCAAGGCCGCCCAGGAGGCCCTGGACAAGGCCCGCGCCGACGAGGCCGAGATCGGCCGCCTGCTCTCGGGCATGAACGAGGCCGCGGGCAAGGCCAAGGCCGTGTCCGAGAAGATCTTCGCGGCCATCGGCGAGCTCACCGACCGGGTGCACGAGGTGAGCCGGGGCGTGGACGTCCAGCGCGACCGCATGACCGAGACGGCCACGGCCATGGAGGAGATGACCGGCTCCATCGCCGAGGTGGCCCGCAACGCCCGGGGCGCGGCCGAGAGCGCCGACCACTCCAAGCGCAACGCCTCCACCGGCGCGGCGGGCGTGCGCCGGGCCGTGGACTCCATCGAGCGCGTGCGCGACCGCATCCTGACCCTCAAGGAGACCATGGCCCAGCTCGGCCGGCAGGCCGAGGGCATCGGCAAGGTCATCACGGTGATCAACGAGATCGCGGACCAGACCAACCTCCTGGCCCTGAACGCGGCCATCGAGGCCGCCCGCGCGGGCGAGGCCGGGCGAGGCTTCGCCGTGGTCGCCGACGAGGTCCGCAAGCTGGCCGAAAAGACCATGACCGCCACCAAGGAGGTCGGCGAGGCCGTGCAGCGCATCCAGGCCGGGGCCCAGAAAAACGTCCAGGCCGTGGAGGCCGCCGCCGGGGACATCGTGGAAAGCTCCCGCGAGGCCACCCAGTCCGGGGCCTTCATGGAGGAGATCGTGGGCCTCGTGGACGACACGGCCCTCCAGGCCTCGTCCATCGCCGCGGCCTCGGGCCAGCAGTCCAGCGTGGGCGAGGAGATCAACCGGGCCGTGAGCGAGGTCACGCGCGTGGCCCAGGACACGGCCCAGGGCATGGCCCAGTCGGCCCACGCCCTGGTGGAGGTCTCGGGACTGGTCGAGGAGCTGGACATGGTCATCCAGGGCATGGCCAAGGGCAAGCTCGACGGGGCCCTCGGCTCCGACCGACTGGTGGACTGGACCCCCGAACTGTCCGTGAACATCGGGCTCATCGACGGCCACCACAAGGCCCTGGTGGACCTCATCAACGAGCTGCACCAGGCCATGCGCCGGCGCAGCTCCGAGAAGGTCATGCTGGACGTGGTGGACCGGCTCAAAAAGTACGCCATCAAGCACTTCAAGGCCGAAGAAGAACTTTTCGCCCGCCACGGCTACCCCGAGGCCGCCCGCCACGCGGAAATCCACCGCAAGTTCGAGGCCAAGGTCCAGGAATTCGAGGACGGCCTCAAGAGCGGCGCCGCCAAGGTGACCATGGACGTCATGCGTTTCCTCAAGGACTGGCTCGTGGGCCACATCATGGGCACGGACAAGAAGTACGCCCCGTTCCTCAACTCCAAGGGCGTGAAGTAG
- a CDS encoding (Fe-S)-binding protein: MNTLGEAATRAAKDILKRCDSCTICTKDCPLLKERGMPHDLARDALTGKLDPAIPFLCSLCGLCSAACPRKADPSGFMALLRAEYAASGAYSLEPFAAYLENESRLLSRNHTFLASPPGARRGFLPGCGLSGSRPETAWKTYEMLDAAEPTAFLLACCSRPSRTAGLRAVADERARDLAGRIAALGLEEVLTPCPGCREMLRSVEPPFAVNTVYEALAPEADEREQDPDKESLDIAVQDSCVWRLDKPVHRAVRDLVWGSGHAVSEMNHAWYRTTCCGAGGRADLAGSPLPEFWRAQRLEEAENRPIATTCTGCARSLGPRHPTVHVLDLYLGADPLHPPAFLEGRRAHAARLELKRAARRHFRKLLQGA, translated from the coding sequence ATGAACACACTGGGCGAGGCCGCCACCCGGGCGGCGAAAGACATCCTCAAGCGTTGCGACTCCTGCACCATCTGCACCAAGGACTGCCCGCTGCTCAAGGAGCGCGGCATGCCCCACGACCTGGCCCGCGACGCCCTCACCGGCAAGCTGGACCCGGCCATCCCCTTCCTCTGCTCCCTCTGCGGCCTGTGCAGCGCGGCCTGTCCGCGCAAGGCCGACCCCTCCGGGTTCATGGCCCTGCTGCGGGCCGAGTACGCCGCCTCCGGGGCCTATTCCCTGGAGCCCTTCGCCGCCTATCTGGAAAACGAGTCCCGGCTCCTGAGCCGGAACCACACCTTCCTGGCCTCGCCTCCGGGCGCGCGCCGGGGCTTCCTGCCCGGCTGCGGCCTCTCCGGCTCCCGGCCCGAAACGGCCTGGAAGACCTACGAGATGCTCGACGCCGCCGAGCCCACGGCCTTTCTCCTGGCCTGCTGCTCCCGGCCCTCGCGCACGGCGGGGCTGCGCGCGGTCGCCGACGAGCGCGCCCGCGACCTGGCCGGACGCATCGCGGCCCTGGGCCTGGAGGAGGTCCTGACCCCCTGCCCCGGCTGCCGGGAGATGCTCCGCTCCGTGGAGCCGCCCTTCGCCGTGAACACGGTCTACGAAGCCCTGGCCCCGGAGGCCGACGAGCGCGAGCAGGACCCGGACAAGGAATCCCTGGACATCGCCGTGCAGGACTCCTGCGTCTGGCGTCTGGACAAGCCCGTGCACCGGGCCGTGCGCGACCTGGTCTGGGGCTCGGGCCACGCCGTGTCCGAGATGAACCACGCCTGGTACCGCACCACCTGCTGCGGCGCGGGCGGACGGGCCGACCTGGCCGGGAGCCCCCTGCCCGAATTCTGGCGCGCACAGCGCCTGGAGGAGGCCGAGAACCGGCCCATCGCCACGACCTGCACCGGCTGCGCGCGCAGCCTGGGCCCGCGCCACCCCACGGTGCACGTCCTGGATCTCTACCTGGGGGCCGATCCGCTGCATCCGCCCGCGTTCCTCGAAGGCCGCCGGGCCCACGCCGCGCGCCTGGAGCTGAAGCGCGCGGCCCGCCGGCATTTCCGCAAGCTTCTCCAGGGCGCATGA
- a CDS encoding PhoH family protein — protein MASKNFILDTNVLIENPKCIAGLRNGEENNIHVPYTVLAELDKLKRDPRVGHVVSQAVHAILEDDKVRIFPPDVALGLEDEIYDDRILKEILKQNVEDPILITNDRILQLKARVYGIACEGYRDSVPFQSESQLYTGFVEDGEEPVPNSFRWEQGTPVFLGPEGPKAVGYQHEIWGVRPRSVYQNLALEIMLHPDIDLVSLQSEAGYGKTFLALAAALYLVLEQKDNPYRKIYLVKPVWEIGAKMGYLPGDVEEKMLPYVRYIHDLLVKLHEMRPANRIFMTPDAESLRLNPKKFEIQPIAYIRGMNVENAVVIVDEMQNLSRNETRALLTRMGENVKCICLGDTRQVDNPYLNESNNGLNWVVKKLKGYRNYAHMVLKGERSRGPITDIVLKSKL, from the coding sequence ATGGCGTCGAAAAACTTCATTCTCGATACCAACGTCCTGATCGAAAACCCGAAGTGCATCGCCGGTCTGCGCAACGGCGAAGAAAACAACATCCACGTCCCCTACACGGTCCTGGCCGAACTGGACAAGCTCAAGCGCGACCCGCGCGTGGGCCATGTGGTCAGCCAGGCCGTGCACGCCATCCTCGAGGACGACAAGGTCCGCATCTTTCCTCCCGACGTGGCCCTGGGTCTGGAGGATGAGATCTACGACGACCGCATCCTCAAGGAAATCCTCAAGCAGAACGTCGAGGATCCGATCCTCATCACCAACGACCGCATCCTCCAGCTCAAGGCCCGGGTCTACGGCATCGCCTGCGAGGGATACCGCGACTCCGTGCCCTTCCAGTCCGAGTCCCAGCTCTACACCGGCTTCGTGGAGGACGGCGAGGAGCCCGTGCCCAACAGCTTCCGCTGGGAGCAGGGCACGCCGGTCTTCCTCGGCCCCGAAGGCCCCAAGGCCGTGGGCTACCAGCACGAGATCTGGGGAGTCCGGCCGCGCAGCGTGTACCAGAACCTGGCCCTGGAGATCATGCTCCACCCGGACATCGACCTCGTCTCGCTCCAGTCCGAGGCGGGCTACGGCAAGACCTTCCTGGCCCTGGCCGCCGCGCTCTACCTCGTGCTGGAGCAGAAGGACAACCCCTACCGCAAGATCTACCTGGTCAAGCCGGTCTGGGAGATCGGGGCCAAGATGGGCTACCTGCCCGGCGACGTGGAGGAGAAGATGCTCCCCTACGTGCGCTACATCCACGACCTGCTCGTGAAGCTCCACGAGATGCGTCCGGCCAACCGCATCTTCATGACCCCGGACGCCGAGAGCCTGCGCCTGAACCCCAAGAAGTTCGAAATCCAGCCCATCGCCTACATCCGGGGCATGAACGTGGAGAACGCCGTGGTCATCGTGGACGAGATGCAGAACCTCTCGCGCAACGAGACCCGGGCCCTGCTCACCCGCATGGGCGAGAACGTGAAGTGCATCTGCCTGGGCGACACCCGCCAGGTGGACAACCCCTACCTCAACGAGTCCAACAACGGCCTCAACTGGGTGGTGAAGAAACTCAAGGGCTACCGCAACTACGCCCACATGGTGCTCAAGGGCGAACGTTCGCGCGGCCCCATCACGGACATCGTCCTCAAATCCAAACTCTAA